In the Anopheles cruzii unplaced genomic scaffold, idAnoCruzAS_RS32_06 scaffold03245_ctg1, whole genome shotgun sequence genome, one interval contains:
- the LOC128276959 gene encoding putative odorant receptor 83c, translating into TDWYPVYLFFVAVFMELSAFFIVGHFVELKVDELYNVIISTSWYRMPKEHHKEFGFLLFRQQRPLVLTMYGFAPVNFESYSSVLKKLYQFFVLVMQYVD; encoded by the exons ACGGATTGGTATCCTGTATACTTGTTCTTCGTGGCGGTGTTTATGGAGCTTTCGGCTTTCTTCATCGTGGGCCACTTTGTCGAGCTTAAG GTTGACGAATTGTATAACGTCATTATCTCCACATCTTGGTACCGGATGCCCAAGGAACATCACAAGGAGTTTGGTTTTCTGCTATTTCGCCAGCAGCGACCACTCGTCCTGACAATGTATGGATTTGCGCCAGTCAATTTCGAATCATACTCAAGC GTTTTGAAAAAACTGTACCAGTTTTTTGTATTGGTCATGCAGTACGTCGATTAA